Genomic segment of Candidatus Rokuibacteriota bacterium:
CCTTCTCCTCGAACAGGGGCGCCATCACCGTCATCGTCCGGTCCACCGCTTCCGCGAGGGAGAACCGCTGCCGCTTCACGTGGATCTGGCCCGACTCCATGCACGAGATGTCCAGCAGTTCCTCGATCAGCGTCGTGAGCCGTTCGCTCTCCTTGTAGATGATCGTCAGGAACCGCTCCCGCGTCTCCGGCGACATGCTCTTGTCCCGGAGGACCGTCGAGGTGAACCCCTTGATCGACGCCATCGGTGTGCGCAGCTCGTGCGACACGTTGGAGACGAACTCGGTCTTCATCCGGTCGAGCTCGCGCTCCCGTGTGATGTCCCTGAGCACGGTCACCTGGCCCAGCGCCACACCGGTCGCGTCCCGGACCCGCGAGCGGGTCGCCGCCAGGACGCCCGCGCCCGGGTGGGTGATGTGGAGCTCGCGCTTGGAAAAGTCCCGGTCCTCCTCGAGCCAGCGGCTCCACTCGGCCGCGAACTGGAGGTCGGCCAGACAGAAGAGAAACCGCTGGCCAACCAGCACGTTCTCCTTGACGCCCAGCAGCTCCTCTGCCGCCGGGTTCAGGAGGATGACGCGATCCTGGGTGTCGGTGACGATCACGCCTTCACCGATGCCGCGGAGGATCGCCTCCAGCCGATCGCGCTCCCAGGCCAGGTCCCGACTGAGCGTGCGGGCCGTCTCGAACAGGCGCGCGTTCTCCAGCGCCAGCTCGTGCTGCTTGAGGACCTTGTGGATCGCGGAGGGGAGGGTCGTCGAGTATCCGGCAGTCTTGATCACGTAGTCCAGGGCCCCTGCCCGCATGGCTTCCACGGCCACGCGCTCGTCGCCCTGGCCGGTCACCATGATGATCGGGACCGAGAAGCCGCGCTTCCGGATCTGCTCGAGCACCTCCAGACCGTTCATCCGGGGCAAGCTGTAGTCGAGGAGGACGACCGAATAGGCCCGGGCCTCGAGGGCGTCGAGGCAGGTCGGGCCGTCTCCCACGACCGTCACCTCGGCCGGGGGGTCCTGTCGCCGGAGCGCCCGCGTGACGACCTGGGCGTGGTCGGCGTCGTCTTCGACCAGCAACACCCCGATCACCTCGCCGCTCATGGCTTCGCGCCTCGCTTCACGGGCCACACCTTCGGGACGGTGAAGCGGAATGTCGCGCCGTGACCCTTCGCGGACTCCACGCAGACGCGCCCCCCGACACCTTCGACGATCTTCTTCCCGATGGTGAGCCCGACCCCCGTTCCCTCGGCCGGGATCTCGTTGAGGCGCTCGAAGGCCTCGAAAATCTTCGCGTGGTACGCCGAATCGATCCCGATCCCGTTGTCCTCAACCGAGAACTCCACCCACTGGTCGCGATCCTGGGCCGCGATGCGGATCTCCGGATCACGGTCGCCCGTGAACTTCACGGCATTGCTCACCAAGTTCCGGAAGACCTCGCGCAGCTCGTCACGGTCGCACCGGAGGGTCGGCAAGGACCCGTCAATGGTCGCCTTCACCGGCCCCGCGCCGAGAGCCTCACAGGTGTCGCCGACGACCTCGCGGACGAGCACGGACACGTCCACCTCCTGCGGCACGCTCGGGTCCGTTCCGATCCGGCTCAGGGTCACGAGGTCAGCCAGGAGCTGGTCCTGGTGCTCCGCGTTCTCCTGGACCCGGCGGAGCAGCCGCCGGGCCTCGGCGGGCAGGCTCTCCGCGCACGTCTCAAACACGGTCCCGCTGAGCCCGTGGATCGCCACGGCCGACGCCCTGAGGTCGTGCGAGATGGTCTGGAGGAAGAACTCAAGGGTGGCGTTCCGGTCCTTCAGCTCCTCGGACCGCTCCGTCAGGGTCCGCTCCAGCCCGAGCTGGCTCCGGTAGGCGATTCGTACGATCCAGAAGAGGGAGAGGTAGAGAAGGACGGCCCCGCCGAGCGACGCGCCCCAAACCGCCGCGTTGACGCGTCGAATGGCGGCAAAGAGCCGGGCCGGCACCTTGTAGATTTCCAGCACCCCGATGGCTTCGTCGGGCCGGTCCGCCGAGAATATCGGGACATACACCTCGGCCAGCTTCGCCAAGCGCTCGCGCTCGTAGAGGTGCTCGGCCTTCGTCAGCGGCTTCAGCTCCGCGCTCACCCTGCCGCGAAGCGCCTCCTGCAGCTCCGCGTTGCCCGCGAACCGCTTGCCGATGATGCGCGCGTCGGTGGCCCAGATGACGGTGCCGTCCCGGTCCCAGACCTTGACCCGCACAACCTCGGGCAGGTTCAGGAGCGAGCCGAGCGCCTCCGCGTACTGCTGCGGCTTCGCCCGGAGGTGGAGATCGGTGAACAGGCGCTCGAGGGCGTACGCGCGGACCTGATAGCGGACGAGCTCGGCTGTCCCGTGCCACTCCGACTCGAGCATGTTGCGCGTGAGGACGTGGGAGGTGAGGAACCCGAGCGCGACGCAGAAGATCAGCACCGAGACGAAGCTCAGCAGCGAGAACTTCTGCAGGAGATTCAGCCGTCGGGGCCGCACGTGGCCTCCTATCCCTCGGGGAGCAGGTTGGTGAGCATCCAGTAGAGCTTCACCGTGGCCACCTTCTCCGCGAACTCCGCGAACCTCACCGGCTTGGTCACGAAACTGTTGGCGCCGGCCCTGTAGCTCTCGTTGACCTCGTCCTCGCGCGCCGACGTCGTCAGCATGACGACAGGAATCGTCCGGAGCCGTTCGTCCCGCTTGATCTGACGAAGCACCTCGGTTCCGTCGACCTTGGGGAGCTTGATGTCCAGAAGGATCAGCCCCGGCCGGGGGGCCCGGACCCCGTCGCCGTACCGGCCGCGCTGGTTGAGAAAGTCCAGAGCCTCCTCCCCGTCCTTCACCCAGAAGACCTCGTTCGCCAGGTTGCCGCTCTGCAGCGCCCGGAGCGTGAGCTCGGCGTGGTCCGGATTGTCCTCGACCAACAGAATGGTGATGGACCTATGCCGATCCATGGCCGCCCGTCCTGGGCCCCTGTCGGAGTAACAGGGTTGAATGCTCTCGCGCTCCTGGCAGTTCGCCGGCCATTGCTGGTTCCACTCCGAGCGCGGGCTTTGCCCGCGCAGGTTCCTCGGGGGGAGGTCCGGAAGGGGCGGGTACCCGGGCATCCACGCCGAAGGCGTGGGGGTGCCTGGGTGGCCCCCCGCCGGGTTCCCTGGGCCCCTTGGGCCAGGTGAAGTGGAAGGTCGCCCCCTGACCCTTGGCCGATTCGACCCAAATGCGCCCGCCCGCGGCCTCGACAATCTTCCGCACGATAGCCAGCCCGACCCCGGTCCCTCCGGCCTCCACCTCGTGGAGGCGCTGGAAGACCTCGAAGACCCTCTCGTGATGGGCCGGGTCGATGCCGATGCCGTTGTCCTTGACGTAGCAGTGCACGAACTCGCCATCGTCCACGGTTCCGATCTCCACGGTGGGCTCGGCGGCGTCGCCGATGTACTTGATCGCGTTGCTGACAAGGTTCCCGATCACCTGCTGGATCTGGCTTCGGACCGCCCAGACAGTCCCCAGGTTCCAGCCGATCACCGTGATCCCGCGGGTCCTGATCGGCTCGGCAAGCTCCACCAGGAGGTCGTCCACCAGCTCGGCCAGCGACACGGGCTCCGGGGGGCGCGCCTCCCGGCCCACCCGCGACAGGGTCAGGAGATCCCCGATCAGGCGATCCATCTGCTGGATGTTGGCGTTGATCCGGTGCAGGTAGTGCTGGCCTTCCGCACCGAGCTTTGGTCCGTACTCATCGATGAGCACGCTCGCCATCCCCTGGATCGCGATCAGGGGAGCCTTCAGGTCGTGGGACACGCTGTAGACAAAGCTGTCCAGCTGGGCATTTTTCTCCTTGAGCGCCCCGGCCTGCGCCTCCGTCGCCGCGAACAGCCGGGCGTTCTCGAGCGCCGTCGCCGTCGTGGTGGCCAGGAGGTCGAGCAGCTCCTCGTCTTCACGGCTGAACTCCCGCAACGCCTTCGTCACGACCACCAGCGCGCCCAGCACCCGGTCACGCAGGATCAGGGGAACCGCGATCTGGGAGACGTACCCGCCCGCCCGCACCCACTCCCGGTTCACCTGCAACGGATCCTCGAGCA
This window contains:
- a CDS encoding response regulator, which gives rise to MSGEVIGVLLVEDDADHAQVVTRALRRQDPPAEVTVVGDGPTCLDALEARAYSVVLLDYSLPRMNGLEVLEQIRKRGFSVPIIMVTGQGDERVAVEAMRAGALDYVIKTAGYSTTLPSAIHKVLKQHELALENARLFETARTLSRDLAWERDRLEAILRGIGEGVIVTDTQDRVILLNPAAEELLGVKENVLVGQRFLFCLADLQFAAEWSRWLEEDRDFSKRELHITHPGAGVLAATRSRVRDATGVALGQVTVLRDITRERELDRMKTEFVSNVSHELRTPMASIKGFTSTVLRDKSMSPETRERFLTIIYKESERLTTLIEELLDISCMESGQIHVKRQRFSLAEAVDRTMTVMAPLFEEKGVKLFHSIEESGFEIVGDLDRICQVIQNLLSNALKFTPVGGRVEVSLVGDRESVSLEVEDTGIGIPPEHLPRIFERFYRVPGAEGGGTGLGLTIVREIVERHRGRIDVVSEQGCGSRFRVTFPRPQPYGREEAR
- a CDS encoding response regulator, translated to MDRHRSITILLVEDNPDHAELTLRALQSGNLANEVFWVKDGEEALDFLNQRGRYGDGVRAPRPGLILLDIKLPKVDGTEVLRQIKRDERLRTIPVVMLTTSAREDEVNESYRAGANSFVTKPVRFAEFAEKVATVKLYWMLTNLLPEG
- a CDS encoding GAF domain-containing protein gives rise to the protein MEGQIQDLTAIVGHPNAACDARLVDPGAVLGLDAVQARVSRMKRLTELGHLITSSLERARILDLVTDAALDLLKGDLARLWVVDEAAAVLRLAASRARQGDTAPSNTSAEFPLGQGLVGWVVAHRSRRYSANLLEDPLQVNREWVRAGGYVSQIAVPLILRDRVLGALVVVTKALREFSREDEELLDLLATTTATALENARLFAATEAQAGALKEKNAQLDSFVYSVSHDLKAPLIAIQGMASVLIDEYGPKLGAEGQHYLHRINANIQQMDRLIGDLLTLSRVGREARPPEPVSLAELVDDLLVELAEPIRTRGITVIGWNLGTVWAVRSQIQQVIGNLVSNAIKYIGDAAEPTVEIGTVDDGEFVHCYVKDNGIGIDPAHHERVFEVFQRLHEVEAGGTGVGLAIVRKIVEAAGGRIWVESAKGQGATFHFTWPKGPREPGGGPPRHPHAFGVDARVPAPSGPPPEEPARAKPALGVEPAMAGELPGAREHSTLLLRQGPRTGGHGSA